A genomic region of Pseudomonas sp. RSB 5.4 contains the following coding sequences:
- a CDS encoding amidohydrolase family protein: protein MSLFRLSLACLLAFAGPASARDYTYSDAHLHYVDFFQETAGMAKLLTAMQDNSIDHVMISGIPVAKKWHEDEPKRPRYYAGDDADAYWYSATDVIVADAVQKLTPEQRQHFHPFLSGFNPNDKNSAAHIQRMLDLYPGLWQGIGEVFTRHDDLTALTAGDTPRANNEAMKRIYHLAAENDLPVMLHSNITSKRERNPLYLKEIEEPLRNHPHTRFIWAHAGTSAEIHRHQTQLKFLLPTVSRMLEAYPNLFIDLSWSMLSPYLLDEQGKPRAEWLALVEKYPERFMVGSDVVGRFNKLGQEMRSFTPFLDALPEEIARKVARDNFLAILPRTAAKSGKPR from the coding sequence GTGTCCTTGTTTCGTTTGAGTCTTGCCTGCCTGCTGGCCTTTGCCGGCCCCGCCAGCGCCCGCGATTACACCTACAGCGATGCGCACCTGCACTACGTGGATTTCTTCCAGGAAACCGCCGGCATGGCGAAATTGCTCACGGCCATGCAGGACAATTCCATCGACCATGTGATGATTTCCGGTATTCCCGTGGCGAAGAAGTGGCACGAGGACGAACCCAAGCGTCCGCGCTATTACGCCGGCGATGATGCCGATGCCTACTGGTACAGCGCCACCGATGTGATCGTTGCCGATGCGGTGCAAAAGCTGACTCCGGAGCAGCGTCAGCACTTTCATCCGTTCCTGTCGGGCTTCAACCCCAACGACAAGAATTCCGCCGCGCACATCCAGCGCATGCTCGACCTGTATCCGGGGCTGTGGCAGGGCATCGGCGAGGTGTTCACCCGCCATGATGACCTGACGGCGCTGACCGCCGGCGACACACCTCGGGCCAATAACGAAGCGATGAAGCGGATTTATCACCTGGCAGCGGAAAATGATCTGCCAGTGATGCTGCATTCCAATATCACCTCCAAGCGTGAGAGAAATCCGCTGTACCTGAAGGAAATCGAGGAGCCGCTGCGTAATCACCCGCACACGCGTTTCATCTGGGCTCACGCCGGTACCAGCGCCGAGATCCATCGGCACCAGACGCAGCTGAAATTCCTCCTGCCCACCGTGAGCCGGATGCTTGAGGCCTACCCGAACCTGTTCATTGATCTGTCGTGGAGCATGCTCAGCCCTTATTTGCTGGACGAGCAGGGCAAGCCGCGAGCGGAATGGCTGGCATTGGTGGAAAAATACCCTGAGCGCTTCATGGTCGGTTCGGATGTTGTCGGCCGATTCAACAAGCTCGGTCAGGAAATGCGCAGCTTCACGCCGTTCCTTGATGCCTTGCCTGAAGAAATTGCGCGTAAGGTCGCCCGGGATAATTTCCTGGCGATATTGCCGCGAACAGCGGCAAAGTCCGGGAAACCGCGCTGA
- a CDS encoding dienelactone hydrolase family protein, which yields MSQVTVRSVVYQLDGQPYEGRLAFDAEHQGARPGLLMAPNWMGVSAGAEEIAKSVAAKGYVVLIADVYGQAVRPQNGDQAGAAMMPLKNDRALLRKRMQAAFEQLQKQGEAAVDTSKLAVFGFCFGGCCALDLARTGAPVKAAVSFHGTLDSPNPADAQNIKGSVLVLHGASDPLVPKEQLPAFEDEMNAAKVDWQLLSYGGAVHSFTDPHANVPGKMMYDAKTAKRAFKSMHDLLEEVFKG from the coding sequence ATGAGCCAAGTCACTGTACGTTCCGTGGTCTATCAGCTGGATGGCCAACCTTATGAAGGTCGTCTGGCGTTCGACGCCGAGCACCAGGGCGCGCGCCCGGGCCTGTTGATGGCGCCGAACTGGATGGGCGTCAGCGCCGGTGCCGAGGAGATCGCCAAGTCGGTCGCGGCCAAGGGCTACGTGGTTTTGATTGCAGACGTGTACGGCCAGGCGGTACGTCCGCAGAATGGCGATCAGGCCGGCGCGGCGATGATGCCTCTGAAAAACGACCGTGCGCTGCTGCGCAAGCGCATGCAGGCCGCGTTCGAGCAGTTGCAGAAGCAGGGTGAAGCGGCAGTCGATACGTCGAAGTTGGCGGTGTTCGGTTTCTGCTTTGGTGGTTGCTGTGCGCTGGATTTGGCGCGCACCGGTGCGCCAGTGAAGGCCGCCGTATCGTTCCACGGCACGCTCGACTCGCCGAACCCGGCCGATGCGCAGAACATCAAGGGCTCGGTGCTGGTGTTGCACGGTGCCTCCGACCCGTTGGTGCCGAAAGAGCAATTGCCGGCGTTTGAAGATGAGATGAACGCGGCGAAGGTCGATTGGCAGTTGCTCAGCTACGGCGGTGCGGTGCACTCGTTTACCGATCCGCATGCCAATGTGCCAGGCAAGATGATGTACGACGCGAAGACCGCCAAGCGTGCGTTCAAGTCGATGCATGATTTGCTGGAAGAAGTGTTCAAGGGCTGA
- the purN gene encoding phosphoribosylglycinamide formyltransferase yields MPTCDVVVLLSGTGSNLQALIDSTRTGDSPVRIAAVISNRADAYGLQRASDAGIATRSLDHKAFEGREAFDAALIELIGEFKPKLVVLAGFMRILSADFVRHYQGRLLNIHPSLLPKYKGLHTHQRALEAGDAEHGCSVHFVTEELDGGPLVVQAVIPVELHDTPQTLAQRVHVQEHLIYPMAVRWFAEGRLALGEQGALLDGQLLAASGHLIRH; encoded by the coding sequence ATGCCTACCTGTGATGTCGTGGTGCTGTTGTCCGGCACCGGCAGTAACTTGCAGGCTCTGATCGACAGCACGCGGACCGGCGACAGCCCGGTTCGCATCGCTGCGGTGATTTCCAACCGCGCCGACGCCTACGGCCTGCAACGCGCCAGTGACGCGGGTATCGCCACCCGCTCGCTGGATCACAAGGCTTTCGAAGGTCGCGAGGCCTTCGATGCTGCCCTGATCGAACTGATCGGCGAATTCAAACCGAAACTCGTGGTACTGGCCGGCTTCATGCGCATTCTCAGCGCTGATTTCGTGCGTCACTACCAGGGTCGCCTGCTCAATATCCACCCGTCGCTGCTGCCCAAATACAAAGGGTTACACACTCATCAGCGCGCGCTGGAGGCCGGCGATGCCGAGCACGGCTGCTCCGTGCACTTCGTCACCGAGGAACTCGATGGTGGACCACTGGTCGTACAGGCAGTAATACCGGTAGAGTTGCACGACACGCCGCAGACACTTGCGCAGCGAGTGCATGTCCAGGAACACCTGATCTACCCGATGGCCGTACGCTGGTTTGCCGAAGGCCGGCTGGCACTTGGTGAACAAGGTGCTTTACTGGATGGCCAGTTACTCGCGGCCAGCGGCCACTTGATTCGACACTAG
- a CDS encoding DUF2066 domain-containing protein, producing the protein MRFCKLLVVGCLSVVSLASHAENLKGLYQVRQPVSSQAPEERDRATQAALDTLVLRLTGDPKAPQNPGLAAIRKDPQQIISQFGFDAGPPEVLKVDFDPATTEQALRRAGLSLWGASRPSILSWWLNDSTEGSSLVGDGQAAAAPLRSAAQHRGLPLRLPLADLSEQLVATAPVLDGTDPAPLRGASERYGADALLAVHAHEQGGQWQASWHLWLGDQKEAGNVQGADQAAVADAVMLAVAERLAPRFVAKPGASGQQTLEVQGMNLEHYATLLRLLEPFGVRLQSVEGDRIVYRVNGSADQLRSQLSLAKLQELPAEAPTPVAAPQPAVAGAAPVAAQAPAPVAPSLRFRW; encoded by the coding sequence ATGCGTTTTTGTAAATTGTTGGTTGTGGGTTGTTTGTCGGTCGTCAGCCTGGCGAGTCATGCCGAAAACCTCAAAGGTCTTTATCAAGTACGCCAGCCGGTGAGCAGTCAGGCCCCGGAAGAGCGTGATCGCGCCACGCAGGCGGCGCTCGATACGCTGGTGTTGCGTCTGACCGGTGACCCCAAAGCCCCGCAGAATCCGGGGCTGGCGGCGATTCGCAAGGACCCGCAGCAGATCATCAGCCAGTTCGGTTTCGATGCCGGGCCGCCGGAGGTGCTGAAAGTCGATTTCGATCCGGCCACCACCGAGCAGGCGCTGCGTCGGGCCGGGCTTTCGTTGTGGGGGGCGAGTCGGCCGTCGATTCTGAGCTGGTGGCTGAACGATTCGACTGAAGGCTCGAGTCTGGTCGGCGATGGTCAGGCTGCGGCTGCACCCCTGCGTTCTGCGGCTCAGCATCGTGGCTTGCCGCTGCGTTTGCCGCTGGCGGATCTGAGTGAGCAATTGGTCGCCACGGCGCCGGTGCTCGATGGCACCGATCCTGCGCCTTTGCGCGGGGCCTCGGAGCGTTACGGTGCGGATGCCTTGCTGGCGGTGCATGCGCACGAACAGGGCGGGCAGTGGCAAGCCAGCTGGCATCTATGGCTGGGCGATCAGAAAGAGGCCGGTAATGTGCAGGGCGCCGATCAGGCCGCGGTGGCTGATGCGGTGATGCTGGCGGTGGCCGAGCGTCTGGCGCCGCGATTTGTCGCCAAGCCTGGCGCTTCGGGTCAACAGACGCTGGAAGTGCAGGGCATGAATCTTGAGCATTACGCCACGCTGCTGCGGTTACTCGAACCGTTCGGTGTGCGTCTGCAAAGTGTCGAGGGTGATCGCATCGTGTATCGGGTCAACGGCAGTGCCGATCAGTTGCGTTCGCAATTGTCGCTGGCGAAGTTGCAGGAGTTGCCGGCCGAAGCACCGACGCCAGTGGCAGCGCCGCAGCCAGCCGTCGCAGGTGCGGCGCCTGTTGCGGCTCAGGCGCCTGCACCGGTAGCGCCTTCGTTGCGGTTTCGCTGGTAA
- a CDS encoding methyl-accepting chemotaxis protein, producing MSIRSLNIAPRAGLGFGVLALMVFALGAFALLQMSNMRAQSDEVDNNWLPSVMAVGEMSQDMLRLRALTMRLLLNRDPQALEQNVTKINELRGVLSEAQQRYDVLIVLPEERTLFDRFKVAEHKYLELQAQVMQLSAQNRVEEAATILNGQMSPLADDMAVTLKELVELNKHNANLATEAARLVFINSRVWVGVMIGITALITIGLALLLTRSIVLPLAQSLGVAEVVAGGDLTGDISISGKDEPARLLQALKSMQHNLRDTIRQISESSSQLASASEELSCVTEDATRGLHQQSLEIEQAATAVNQMTAAVEEVASNAVATSEASHESDRIAQHGREQVRQTVTSIESLAEDVTSNAAQVEDLAQKVHGISKVLDVIRSIAEQTNLLALNAAIEAARAGDAGRGFAVVADEVRALAHRTQQSTQEIEQMIGGIQQGTDSAVSSMQQSNIRAHSTLELAKAAGVALEEIASAFTLINERNLVIASASEEQAAVAREVDRNLMNIRDLAMQTSAGANQTSAASQELSRLAVDLNNMVAKFSV from the coding sequence ATGAGCATCCGTAGTCTCAATATCGCGCCGCGTGCCGGCCTGGGTTTTGGTGTACTGGCGCTGATGGTATTTGCCTTGGGGGCGTTCGCCCTGCTGCAAATGTCGAACATGCGCGCCCAGTCTGATGAGGTCGACAACAACTGGCTGCCGAGCGTGATGGCGGTCGGCGAGATGAGTCAGGACATGCTGCGCCTGCGCGCGCTGACCATGCGCCTGCTGCTCAATCGCGATCCGCAGGCGCTGGAGCAGAACGTTACCAAGATCAATGAGCTGCGCGGCGTTTTGAGCGAAGCGCAGCAGCGCTATGACGTGCTGATCGTATTGCCCGAGGAGCGAACGCTGTTCGATCGCTTCAAGGTCGCCGAGCACAAATATCTGGAGCTGCAGGCGCAGGTCATGCAGTTGTCTGCACAGAATCGTGTCGAGGAGGCCGCAACGATCCTCAACGGTCAGATGAGCCCTTTGGCTGACGACATGGCGGTGACCCTGAAGGAGCTGGTCGAGCTGAACAAGCACAACGCTAACCTCGCTACCGAAGCCGCGCGGCTGGTGTTTATCAATTCGCGGGTGTGGGTCGGGGTGATGATCGGTATTACGGCGCTGATCACCATCGGTCTGGCGTTGCTGTTGACCCGCAGTATCGTCCTGCCTCTGGCGCAGTCGCTGGGCGTGGCCGAAGTGGTGGCCGGCGGCGATCTGACCGGCGATATCAGTATTTCCGGGAAGGACGAGCCGGCGCGACTGCTGCAGGCGCTGAAAAGCATGCAGCACAACCTGCGCGACACCATCCGGCAGATTTCCGAGTCGTCCAGCCAACTGGCTTCGGCGTCGGAAGAGCTGAGCTGCGTCACCGAGGACGCTACGCGCGGGCTGCACCAGCAAAGCCTGGAGATCGAGCAGGCCGCCACGGCGGTCAATCAGATGACTGCCGCCGTGGAAGAGGTGGCGAGCAACGCCGTGGCAACCTCCGAAGCGTCACACGAGTCTGACCGCATTGCCCAGCATGGGCGCGAGCAGGTCCGGCAGACCGTGACTTCAATCGAATCGCTGGCCGAGGATGTCACATCCAACGCAGCGCAGGTCGAGGATCTGGCGCAGAAGGTTCACGGCATCAGCAAGGTGCTCGATGTGATCCGCTCGATTGCCGAGCAGACCAATCTGCTGGCGTTGAACGCGGCGATCGAGGCGGCACGGGCCGGTGATGCTGGTCGCGGGTTCGCAGTGGTCGCTGATGAAGTGCGGGCGCTGGCGCATCGCACTCAGCAATCGACTCAGGAAATCGAGCAAATGATCGGTGGCATTCAGCAGGGCACCGATTCGGCGGTGAGCTCCATGCAGCAGAGCAACATCCGTGCGCATTCGACCCTTGAGCTGGCCAAGGCTGCAGGTGTGGCGTTGGAGGAGATCGCCTCAGCGTTCACCTTGATCAACGAACGCAACCTGGTGATCGCCAGTGCCTCGGAGGAGCAGGCGGCGGTGGCGCGGGAGGTGGATCGCAATCTGATGAACATCCGCGATCTGGCGATGCAGACGTCGGCGGGGGCGAATCAAACCAGTGCGGCGAGCCAGGAGCTGTCGCGGCTGGCAGTGGATTTGAACAATATGGTGGCCAAGTTTTCGGTCTGA
- the htpG gene encoding molecular chaperone HtpG translates to MSVETQKETLGFQTEVKQLLHLMIHSLYSNKEIFLRELISNASDAVDKLRFEALAKPELLEGGAELKIRVSFDKDAKTVTLEDNGIGMNRDDVITHLGTIAKSGTADFMKNLSGDQKKDSHLIGQFGVGFYSAFIVADQVDVYSRRAGIPASEGVHWSSKGEGEFEVATIDKPERGTRIVLHLKAAEDEFADGWRLRNIIKKYSDHIALPIELPKEVTATEGEEKPAVEWETVNRASALWTRPRTEVKDEEYQEFYKHIAHDFENPLAWSHNKVEGKLEYSSLLYVPARAPFDLYQREAPKGLKLYVQRVFVMDQAESFLPLYLRFIKGVVDSNDLSLNVSREILQKDPIIDSMKSALTKRVLDMLEKLAKNEPEQYKGFWKNFGQVMKEGPAEDFANKEKIAGLLRFASTQGDDGEQIVGLADYLARAKEGQDKIYYLTGETYAQVKNSPHLEVFRKKGIEVLLLTDRIDEWLMSYLSEFDGKTFVDVARGDLDLGNLDSEEDKKAAEEVAKSKEGLVERLKTALGDSVAEVRVSHRLTDSPAILAIGEQDLGLQMRQILEASGQKVPDSKPIFEFNPSHPLIEKLDGEQNEERFGDLSHILFDQAALAAGDSLKDPAAYVRRLNKLLVELSV, encoded by the coding sequence ATGAGTGTGGAAACTCAAAAGGAAACCCTGGGCTTCCAGACCGAGGTAAAGCAGCTGCTGCACCTCATGATCCATTCGCTGTATTCCAACAAGGAAATCTTCCTTCGCGAATTGATCTCGAACGCCTCTGACGCTGTCGACAAGCTACGCTTCGAAGCCCTGGCCAAGCCTGAGTTGCTCGAAGGTGGCGCTGAACTGAAAATCCGTGTGAGCTTCGACAAGGACGCCAAGACCGTCACGCTCGAAGACAACGGTATCGGCATGAACCGTGACGATGTGATCACCCACCTGGGGACCATCGCCAAGTCGGGCACCGCCGATTTCATGAAGAATCTCTCGGGCGATCAGAAGAAAGATTCGCACCTGATCGGCCAGTTCGGTGTCGGCTTCTACTCGGCCTTCATCGTGGCTGACCAAGTCGACGTGTACAGCCGTCGCGCCGGCATTCCTGCCAGCGAAGGCGTGCATTGGTCGTCGAAAGGCGAGGGCGAGTTTGAAGTCGCCACTATCGACAAGCCAGAGCGCGGCACCCGCATCGTCCTGCACCTGAAAGCCGCTGAAGACGAGTTCGCCGATGGCTGGCGCCTGCGCAACATCATCAAGAAATACTCCGACCACATCGCGCTGCCGATCGAGCTGCCGAAAGAAGTCACTGCCACCGAAGGTGAAGAGAAGCCAGCCGTTGAATGGGAAACCGTCAACCGCGCCAGCGCCCTGTGGACCCGTCCGCGCACTGAAGTGAAGGACGAGGAATACCAGGAGTTCTACAAGCACATCGCTCACGACTTCGAAAACCCGCTGGCCTGGAGCCACAACAAGGTCGAAGGCAAGCTCGAGTACAGCTCGCTGCTGTACGTGCCGGCCCGCGCGCCGTTCGATCTGTACCAGCGTGAAGCGCCGAAAGGCCTGAAGCTCTACGTGCAGCGCGTGTTCGTGATGGATCAGGCCGAGTCGTTCCTGCCGCTGTACCTGCGCTTCATCAAAGGCGTGGTCGATTCCAACGATCTGTCGCTGAACGTGTCGCGGGAAATCCTGCAGAAAGACCCGATCATCGACTCGATGAAGTCGGCGCTGACCAAGCGCGTGCTGGACATGCTGGAAAAACTGGCGAAGAACGAGCCTGAGCAATACAAGGGCTTCTGGAAAAACTTCGGTCAGGTCATGAAAGAAGGCCCGGCAGAAGATTTCGCCAACAAGGAAAAAATTGCCGGTCTGCTGCGTTTCGCATCGACCCAAGGCGACGACGGCGAGCAGATCGTCGGTCTGGCCGACTACCTGGCGCGAGCCAAGGAAGGTCAGGACAAGATCTATTACCTCACCGGCGAAACCTACGCGCAGGTCAAGAACAGCCCGCACCTGGAAGTCTTCCGCAAGAAAGGCATCGAAGTGCTGCTGCTGACCGACCGTATCGACGAGTGGCTGATGAGCTACCTCAGCGAGTTCGACGGCAAGACTTTTGTCGACGTGGCACGCGGTGACCTCGATCTGGGCAACCTGGACTCGGAAGAGGACAAGAAAGCCGCAGAAGAAGTCGCCAAATCCAAGGAAGGTCTGGTCGAGCGCCTGAAAACCGCGCTGGGTGATTCCGTTGCCGAGGTTCGCGTCTCTCACCGTCTGACCGATTCGCCAGCCATTCTGGCGATCGGCGAACAGGACCTGGGCCTGCAAATGCGCCAGATTCTCGAAGCCAGCGGGCAGAAAGTACCGGACTCGAAGCCGATCTTCGAATTCAACCCGAGCCACCCGCTGATCGAGAAACTCGACGGCGAGCAGAACGAAGAGCGTTTTGGCGACCTGTCGCACATCCTCTTCGATCAGGCAGCCCTGGCTGCCGGCGACAGCTTGAAAGACCCGGCCGCTTATGTGCGCCGTCTGAACAAGCTGCTGGTTGAACTGTCGGTTTAA
- a CDS encoding OsmC family protein: MTVTVNTVSAEGFRHTVKIDDHELFADVPKSAGGEGSAPEPHDYFDAALGACKALTLKMYAKKKDIPLTGVGVEVKRDNSEEQKGKYVLHVTLTLKGVLTDAQREELLRVADRCPIHKLMTTTDVSIETHAPQGFDSQ; the protein is encoded by the coding sequence ATGACTGTTACCGTCAATACCGTCTCCGCCGAAGGTTTTCGTCACACCGTAAAAATCGATGACCACGAATTGTTTGCCGACGTACCGAAGTCTGCCGGCGGCGAAGGCTCGGCACCCGAGCCACACGACTACTTCGACGCCGCACTCGGTGCCTGCAAGGCCCTGACCCTGAAGATGTACGCGAAGAAGAAAGACATCCCGCTGACCGGCGTGGGGGTAGAGGTCAAACGCGACAACAGCGAAGAGCAGAAAGGCAAATACGTCCTACACGTGACGCTTACCCTCAAGGGTGTCCTCACCGATGCCCAGCGTGAAGAACTGCTGCGCGTGGCCGATCGCTGCCCGATCCACAAACTGATGACCACCACCGACGTCAGCATCGAAACCCACGCCCCACAGGGCTTCGACAGTCAGTAA
- a CDS encoding DUF3108 domain-containing protein: MRRALLFACALFALPFAQAADLQPFSASYTADWKQLPMSGTAERSLTKEANGVWKLSFKASMMIASLTEESTLTLDKDTLLPQSYHFERGGLGKTKKMDLDFDWNAKMVTGTDRGDPVKVALNRGMVDKSTYQLALQHDLAAGKKTMSYQVVDGSDVDTYDFRVLGAEKVDTKAGQIDAIKVERVRDPTQSKRITVLWFAKDWDYLLVRLQQVETDGKEYNIMLQDGTVNGKPVKGS; the protein is encoded by the coding sequence ATGCGTCGCGCCCTGCTCTTCGCTTGCGCTCTGTTCGCCCTGCCCTTTGCGCAGGCGGCAGACCTTCAACCGTTCTCCGCCAGCTACACCGCCGACTGGAAACAGTTGCCCATGAGCGGCACCGCCGAACGCAGCCTGACCAAGGAAGCCAACGGCGTCTGGAAACTCAGCTTCAAGGCGTCGATGATGATCGCCAGCCTGACCGAAGAAAGCACCCTGACTCTGGACAAGGACACCCTGCTGCCACAGTCCTACCACTTCGAACGTGGTGGTCTGGGCAAAACCAAGAAAATGGATCTGGACTTCGACTGGAACGCCAAGATGGTCACCGGCACCGATCGCGGCGATCCGGTCAAGGTTGCACTGAACCGTGGCATGGTCGACAAATCCACCTACCAGCTGGCACTGCAGCACGACCTGGCCGCCGGCAAAAAGACCATGAGCTATCAAGTGGTCGATGGCAGCGATGTCGATACCTATGACTTCCGTGTACTGGGTGCCGAGAAAGTCGACACCAAGGCCGGCCAGATCGATGCGATCAAAGTCGAGCGCGTGCGCGACCCGACACAAAGCAAGCGCATCACTGTCCTGTGGTTCGCCAAGGACTGGGATTACCTGCTGGTCCGCCTGCAACAGGTCGAAACCGACGGCAAGGAGTACAACATCATGCTCCAGGACGGTACGGTCAACGGCAAGCCTGTCAAAGGCAGCTGA
- a CDS encoding pirin family protein, with amino-acid sequence MDTQPLIIRPRAEDVEGQPILRPLPSAKCRSVGPFVFFDHMLETVYPTGKGMNIRQHPHIGLSTLTYLFEGQIQHKDSLGSDQVVSAGDVSWMTAGSAIAHVERTPEPLWEQSFTMHGLQIWLASPKDHEQGPGHYSHHPAATLPVSDNLGVQIRMIAGSGFCLESPVPVLSPTLYAEVKMQTATTLLIPTEHAERAIYVLSGEAQLNGEVIEPHALVVLPAGEELSLSAESDVHAVVFGGAPLDGPRRINWNFVASDPATIDEARRKWAAGDWPTVPGEVERIELP; translated from the coding sequence ATGGATACGCAACCACTGATCATCCGCCCGCGCGCCGAAGACGTCGAAGGCCAGCCGATCCTGCGCCCGCTGCCGTCAGCCAAATGTCGCAGCGTCGGGCCTTTCGTGTTTTTCGACCACATGCTCGAGACGGTTTATCCGACGGGCAAAGGCATGAACATCCGACAGCATCCGCACATTGGTCTGTCGACCCTGACCTACCTGTTCGAAGGGCAGATCCAGCACAAGGACAGCCTTGGCTCCGATCAGGTGGTCAGCGCCGGCGATGTCAGCTGGATGACCGCCGGCAGTGCGATTGCCCACGTCGAGCGCACACCCGAGCCGTTGTGGGAGCAAAGCTTCACCATGCACGGCTTGCAGATCTGGCTGGCCTCGCCCAAGGATCACGAGCAAGGCCCGGGACATTACAGCCATCACCCGGCGGCAACCCTGCCGGTCAGCGATAACCTTGGCGTGCAGATTCGGATGATCGCCGGGTCAGGCTTTTGCCTGGAATCGCCGGTGCCGGTGCTTTCTCCTACGCTGTACGCGGAAGTGAAGATGCAGACCGCGACCACATTGCTGATTCCGACCGAGCATGCGGAACGCGCGATTTATGTGTTGAGTGGGGAGGCACAGTTGAATGGCGAGGTGATTGAGCCACATGCACTGGTGGTATTGCCCGCCGGGGAAGAGCTGAGCCTGTCTGCCGAGAGCGATGTGCACGCGGTGGTGTTCGGCGGCGCACCGCTGGACGGGCCACGGCGAATCAACTGGAATTTTGTTGCGAGCGATCCGGCGACGATTGATGAGGCGCGGCGCAAATGGGCGGCCGGGGATTGGCCGACGGTGCCGGGGGAAGTTGAGCGAATCGAACTGCCCTGA
- the purM gene encoding phosphoribosylformylglycinamidine cyclo-ligase — translation MSKQPSLSYKDAGVDIDAGEALVERIKSVAKRTARPEVMGGLGGFGALCEIPAGYKQPVLVSGTDGVGTKLRLALNLNKHDSIGQDLVAMCVNDLVVCGAEPLFFLDYYATGKLNVDVAATVVTGIGAGCELAGCSLVGGETAEMPGMYEGEDYDLAGFCVGVVEKAEIIDGSKVATGDALIALPSSGPHSNGYSLIRKIIEVSGADIENIQLDGKPLTDLLMAPTRIYVKPLLKLIKDTGAVKAMAHITGGGLLDNIPRVLPKGAQAVVDVASWTRPAVFDWLQEKGNVDETEMHRVLNCGVGMVICVAQEHVEVALNTLRDAGEQPWVIGQIAAAAEGAAQVELKNLKAH, via the coding sequence ATGAGCAAGCAACCCTCCCTGAGCTACAAGGACGCCGGTGTAGACATCGACGCCGGTGAAGCATTGGTCGAACGCATCAAGAGCGTCGCCAAGCGCACTGCGCGCCCGGAAGTCATGGGCGGCCTGGGCGGTTTCGGCGCCCTCTGCGAGATCCCGGCCGGTTACAAACAGCCGGTGCTGGTTTCCGGTACTGATGGCGTCGGCACCAAGCTGCGCCTGGCGCTGAACCTGAACAAGCACGACAGCATCGGCCAGGACCTGGTCGCCATGTGCGTCAACGATCTGGTGGTGTGCGGCGCAGAACCGCTGTTCTTCCTCGACTACTACGCCACCGGCAAGCTGAACGTCGACGTAGCTGCCACCGTGGTCACCGGTATCGGTGCAGGCTGCGAACTGGCTGGCTGCTCCCTGGTCGGCGGCGAAACCGCTGAAATGCCTGGCATGTACGAAGGCGAAGACTACGATCTGGCCGGCTTCTGCGTCGGCGTCGTGGAAAAAGCCGAAATCATCGACGGCTCGAAAGTCGCCACCGGTGATGCGCTGATCGCCCTGCCATCGTCCGGCCCGCACTCCAACGGCTACTCGCTGATCCGCAAGATCATCGAAGTGTCCGGCGCCGACATCGAAAACATCCAGCTCGACGGCAAACCGCTGACCGACCTGCTGATGGCTCCGACCCGCATCTATGTGAAGCCGCTGCTCAAGCTGATCAAAGACACCGGCGCGGTCAAAGCCATGGCCCACATCACTGGCGGCGGCCTGCTGGACAACATCCCTCGCGTTCTGCCAAAAGGCGCTCAGGCCGTGGTTGACGTGGCCAGCTGGACTCGCCCGGCGGTCTTCGACTGGCTGCAAGAGAAAGGCAACGTCGACGAGACCGAAATGCACCGCGTGCTGAACTGCGGCGTGGGCATGGTGATCTGCGTGGCTCAGGAGCACGTTGAAGTGGCCCTGAACACCCTGCGTGACGCCGGCGAACAGCCTTGGGTCATCGGCCAGATCGCTGCCGCTGCCGAAGGCGCTGCACAGGTCGAGCTGAAAAACCTCAAGGCTCACTAA